The Globicephala melas chromosome 20, mGloMel1.2, whole genome shotgun sequence genome contains a region encoding:
- the FLCN gene encoding folliculin isoform X4, which produces MAFPSSPQQAWHSLQGAMNAIVALCHFCELHGPRTLFCTEVLHAPLPQGAGSGDGPGRGEHAEEEEGGIQMSSRLRAHSPAEGASAESSSPGPKKSDMCEASVSWGVGGVSSPRRPRAVGHVGCRSLAAGHPGYISHDKETSIKYVSHQHPNHPQLFSIVRQACVRSLSCEVCPGREGPIFFGDEQHGFVFSHTFFIKDSLARGFQRWYSIIAIMMDRIYLINSWPFLLGKIRGIIDELQGKALKVFEAEQFGCPQRAQRMNTAFTPFLHQRNGNAARSLTSLTNDDSLWACLHTSFAWLLKACGSRLTEKLLEGAPTEDTLVQMEQLADLEEESEGWGSSEAGEEEKEGAEGREPTKCPADSSSLSDCGNWQPRKLSVFKSLRHMRQVLGAPSFRTLAWHVLMGNQVIWKSRDADLVHSAFEVLRTMLPVGCVRVIPYSSQYEEAYRCNFLGLGPHVQIPPHVLASATEDFRCQWSAQAAGVFSR; this is translated from the exons ATGGcgtttccctcctctccccagcaggCCTGGCACAGTCTCCAGGGCGCCATGAATGCCATCGTCGCGCTCTGTCACTTCTGCGAGCTCCACGGCCCCCGCACGCTCTTCTGCACAGAGGTCCTGCACGCCCCGCTTCCGCAAGGGGCGGGGAGCGGGGACGGCCCCGGCCGGGGCGAGCACGCTGAGGAAGAGGAGGGCGGCATCCAGATGAGCAGCCGCCTCCGCGCCCACAGCCCGGCGGAAGGGGCCAGCGCGGAGTCCAGCAGCCCGGGGCCCAAGAAGTCGGACATGTGCGAGGCCAGTGTCTCCTGGGGCGTCGGGGGCGTTTCTTCTCCGCGGAGGCCGCGCGCCGTGGGCCATGTG GGCTGCCGGTCACTTGCTGCAGGGCATCCTGGGTACATCAGCCATGACAAGGAGACCTCGATCAAGTACGTCAGTCACCAGCACCCCAACCACCCCCAGCTCTTCAGCATCGTCCGCCAGGCCTGTGTGCGGAGCCTGAGCTGTGAG GTGTGCCCCGGCCGCGAGGGCCCCATCTTTTTTGGGGACGAGCAGCACGGCTTTGTGTTCAGCCACACATTCTTCATCAAGGACAGCCTGGCCCGGGGCTTCCAGCGCTGGTACAGCATCATCGCCATCATGATGGACCGCATCTACCTCATCAACTCCTGGCCCTTCCTGCTGGGCAAGATCCGTGGGATCATCGACGAGCTCCAGGGCAAGGCGCTCAAG GTGTTTGAGGCGGAGCAGTTTGGGTGCCCACAGCGTGCCCAGAGGATGAACACTGCTTTCACACCGTTCCTGCACCAAAGGAACGGCAACGCTGCCCGCTCGCTGACGTCCTTGACGAACGATGACAGCTTGTGGGCGTGCCTGCACACCTCCTTCGCCTG GCTCCTGAAGGCGTGCGGCAGCCGGCTGACCGAGAAGCTCCTGGAAGGCGCGCCCACTGAGGACACCTTGGTCCAGATGGAGCAGCTGGCGG ACTTGGAAGAGGAATCGGAAGGCTGGGGCAGCTCTGAggctggagaggaggagaaagagggggcCGAGGGGCGGGAGCCGACCAAGTGCCCAGCGGATTCGTCCTCGCTCTCAGACTGTGGAAACTGGCAGCCCCGAAAGCTCTCTGTCTTTAAATCCCTTCGGCACATGAGGCAG GTCCTGGGTGCCCCATCTTTCCGCACACTGGCCTGGCACGTCCTCATGGGGAACCAGGTGATCTGGAAAAGTAGAGACGCAGACCTTGTCCATTCAGCCTTTGAAGTTCTTCGG ACCATGCTGCCCGTGGGCTGTGTGCGCGTCATCCCTTACAGCAGCCAGTACGAGGAGGCCTACCGCTGCAACTTCCTGGGGCTCGGCCCCCACGTGCAGATCCCTCCCCACGTGCTGGCCTCAG CTACCGAAGATTTTAGGTGCCAGTGGTCAGCTCAGGCGGCTGGAGTTTTCTCCAGATGA
- the FLCN gene encoding folliculin isoform X3, which yields MAFPSSPQQAWHSLQGAMNAIVALCHFCELHGPRTLFCTEVLHAPLPQGAGSGDGPGRGEHAEEEEGGIQMSSRLRAHSPAEGASAESSSPGPKKSDMCEGCRSLAAGHPGYISHDKETSIKYVSHQHPNHPQLFSIVRQACVRSLSCEVCPGREGPIFFGDEQHGFVFSHTFFIKDSLARGFQRWYSIIAIMMDRIYLINSWPFLLGKIRGIIDELQGKALKVFEAEQFGCPQRAQRMNTAFTPFLHQRNGNAARSLTSLTNDDSLWACLHTSFAWLLKACGSRLTEKLLEGAPTEDTLVQMEQLADLEEESEGWGSSEAGEEEKEGAEGREPTKCPADSSSLSDCGNWQPRKLSVFKSLRHMRQVLGAPSFRTLAWHVLMGNQVIWKSRDADLVHSAFEVLRTMLPVGCVRVIPYSSQYEEAYRCNFLGLGPHVQIPPHVLASEFAVVVEVHTAARSSLQPAGCEDEPSLSKHEFVVTSGSAVAADRAGPTILSKVEAALTNQNLSVDVVDQCLVCLKEEWMNKVKVLFKFTKVDSRPKEDTQKLLSILGASEEDNVKLLKFWMTGLSKTYKSHLLSTVRSPMASEPRS from the exons ATGGcgtttccctcctctccccagcaggCCTGGCACAGTCTCCAGGGCGCCATGAATGCCATCGTCGCGCTCTGTCACTTCTGCGAGCTCCACGGCCCCCGCACGCTCTTCTGCACAGAGGTCCTGCACGCCCCGCTTCCGCAAGGGGCGGGGAGCGGGGACGGCCCCGGCCGGGGCGAGCACGCTGAGGAAGAGGAGGGCGGCATCCAGATGAGCAGCCGCCTCCGCGCCCACAGCCCGGCGGAAGGGGCCAGCGCGGAGTCCAGCAGCCCGGGGCCCAAGAAGTCGGACATGTGCGAG GGCTGCCGGTCACTTGCTGCAGGGCATCCTGGGTACATCAGCCATGACAAGGAGACCTCGATCAAGTACGTCAGTCACCAGCACCCCAACCACCCCCAGCTCTTCAGCATCGTCCGCCAGGCCTGTGTGCGGAGCCTGAGCTGTGAG GTGTGCCCCGGCCGCGAGGGCCCCATCTTTTTTGGGGACGAGCAGCACGGCTTTGTGTTCAGCCACACATTCTTCATCAAGGACAGCCTGGCCCGGGGCTTCCAGCGCTGGTACAGCATCATCGCCATCATGATGGACCGCATCTACCTCATCAACTCCTGGCCCTTCCTGCTGGGCAAGATCCGTGGGATCATCGACGAGCTCCAGGGCAAGGCGCTCAAG GTGTTTGAGGCGGAGCAGTTTGGGTGCCCACAGCGTGCCCAGAGGATGAACACTGCTTTCACACCGTTCCTGCACCAAAGGAACGGCAACGCTGCCCGCTCGCTGACGTCCTTGACGAACGATGACAGCTTGTGGGCGTGCCTGCACACCTCCTTCGCCTG GCTCCTGAAGGCGTGCGGCAGCCGGCTGACCGAGAAGCTCCTGGAAGGCGCGCCCACTGAGGACACCTTGGTCCAGATGGAGCAGCTGGCGG ACTTGGAAGAGGAATCGGAAGGCTGGGGCAGCTCTGAggctggagaggaggagaaagagggggcCGAGGGGCGGGAGCCGACCAAGTGCCCAGCGGATTCGTCCTCGCTCTCAGACTGTGGAAACTGGCAGCCCCGAAAGCTCTCTGTCTTTAAATCCCTTCGGCACATGAGGCAG GTCCTGGGTGCCCCATCTTTCCGCACACTGGCCTGGCACGTCCTCATGGGGAACCAGGTGATCTGGAAAAGTAGAGACGCAGACCTTGTCCATTCAGCCTTTGAAGTTCTTCGG ACCATGCTGCCCGTGGGCTGTGTGCGCGTCATCCCTTACAGCAGCCAGTACGAGGAGGCCTACCGCTGCAACTTCCTGGGGCTCGGCCCCCACGTGCAGATCCCTCCCCACGTGCTGGCCTCAG AGTTTGCTGTGGTGGTGGAAGTGCACACGGCCGCCCGCTCCAGCCTGCAGCCGGCCGGCTGTGAGGACGAGCCGTCCCTCAGCAAGCACGAGTTTGTCGTGACCAGTGGGAGTGCTGTGGCCGCAGACCGAG CTGGCCCCACCATCCTGAGTAAAGTGGAAGCAGCTTTGACCAACCAGAATCTGTCGGTGGACGTGGTCGACCAGTGCCTCGTCTGCCTCAAGGAAGAGTGGATGAA CAAAGTGAAGGTCCTCTTTAAGTTCACCAAGGTGGATAGCCGGCCCAAAGAGGACACACAGAAGCTGCTGAGCATCCTCGGGGCGTCCGAGGAGGACAACGTCAAGCTGCTCAAGTTCTGGATGACAGGCCTGAGCAAGACGTACAAGTCGCACCTCCTGTCCACGGTCCGCAGCCCCATGGCCTCAGAGCCTCGCAGCTGA
- the FLCN gene encoding folliculin isoform X5, with product MAFPSSPQQAWHSLQGAMNAIVALCHFCELHGPRTLFCTEVLHAPLPQGAGSGDGPGRGEHAEEEEGGIQMSSRLRAHSPAEGASAESSSPGPKKSDMCEGCRSLAAGHPGYISHDKETSIKYVSHQHPNHPQLFSIVRQACVRSLSCECCSAQRAVSCSAVLVSQVCPGREGPIFFGDEQHGFVFSHTFFIKDSLARGFQRWYSIIAIMMDRIYLINSWPFLLGKIRGIIDELQGKALKVFEAEQFGCPQRAQRMNTAFTPFLHQRNGNAARSLTSLTNDDSLWACLHTSFAWLLKACGSRLTEKLLEGAPTEDTLVQMEQLADLEEESEGWGSSEAGEEEKEGAEGREPTKCPADSSSLSDCGNWQPRKLSVFKSLRHMRQVLGAPSFRTLAWHVLMGNQVIWKSRDADLVHSAFEVLRTMLPVGCVRVIPYSSQYEEAYRCNFLGLGPHVQIPPHVLASEFAVVVEVHTAARSSLQPAGCEDEPSLSKHEFVVTSGSAVAADRAGPTILSKVEAALTNQNLSVDVVDQCLVCLKEEWMNKVKVLFKFTKVDSRPKEDTQKLLSILGASEEDNVKLLKFWMTGLSKTYKSHLLSTVRSPMASEPRS from the exons ATGGcgtttccctcctctccccagcaggCCTGGCACAGTCTCCAGGGCGCCATGAATGCCATCGTCGCGCTCTGTCACTTCTGCGAGCTCCACGGCCCCCGCACGCTCTTCTGCACAGAGGTCCTGCACGCCCCGCTTCCGCAAGGGGCGGGGAGCGGGGACGGCCCCGGCCGGGGCGAGCACGCTGAGGAAGAGGAGGGCGGCATCCAGATGAGCAGCCGCCTCCGCGCCCACAGCCCGGCGGAAGGGGCCAGCGCGGAGTCCAGCAGCCCGGGGCCCAAGAAGTCGGACATGTGCGAG GGCTGCCGGTCACTTGCTGCAGGGCATCCTGGGTACATCAGCCATGACAAGGAGACCTCGATCAAGTACGTCAGTCACCAGCACCCCAACCACCCCCAGCTCTTCAGCATCGTCCGCCAGGCCTGTGTGCGGAGCCTGAGCTGTGAG TGCTGCAGCGCGCAGAGGGCGGTGTCCTGCAGCGCTGTCCTTGTGTCCCAGGTGTGCCCCGGCCGCGAGGGCCCCATCTTTTTTGGGGACGAGCAGCACGGCTTTGTGTTCAGCCACACATTCTTCATCAAGGACAGCCTGGCCCGGGGCTTCCAGCGCTGGTACAGCATCATCGCCATCATGATGGACCGCATCTACCTCATCAACTCCTGGCCCTTCCTGCTGGGCAAGATCCGTGGGATCATCGACGAGCTCCAGGGCAAGGCGCTCAAG GTGTTTGAGGCGGAGCAGTTTGGGTGCCCACAGCGTGCCCAGAGGATGAACACTGCTTTCACACCGTTCCTGCACCAAAGGAACGGCAACGCTGCCCGCTCGCTGACGTCCTTGACGAACGATGACAGCTTGTGGGCGTGCCTGCACACCTCCTTCGCCTG GCTCCTGAAGGCGTGCGGCAGCCGGCTGACCGAGAAGCTCCTGGAAGGCGCGCCCACTGAGGACACCTTGGTCCAGATGGAGCAGCTGGCGG ACTTGGAAGAGGAATCGGAAGGCTGGGGCAGCTCTGAggctggagaggaggagaaagagggggcCGAGGGGCGGGAGCCGACCAAGTGCCCAGCGGATTCGTCCTCGCTCTCAGACTGTGGAAACTGGCAGCCCCGAAAGCTCTCTGTCTTTAAATCCCTTCGGCACATGAGGCAG GTCCTGGGTGCCCCATCTTTCCGCACACTGGCCTGGCACGTCCTCATGGGGAACCAGGTGATCTGGAAAAGTAGAGACGCAGACCTTGTCCATTCAGCCTTTGAAGTTCTTCGG ACCATGCTGCCCGTGGGCTGTGTGCGCGTCATCCCTTACAGCAGCCAGTACGAGGAGGCCTACCGCTGCAACTTCCTGGGGCTCGGCCCCCACGTGCAGATCCCTCCCCACGTGCTGGCCTCAG AGTTTGCTGTGGTGGTGGAAGTGCACACGGCCGCCCGCTCCAGCCTGCAGCCGGCCGGCTGTGAGGACGAGCCGTCCCTCAGCAAGCACGAGTTTGTCGTGACCAGTGGGAGTGCTGTGGCCGCAGACCGAG CTGGCCCCACCATCCTGAGTAAAGTGGAAGCAGCTTTGACCAACCAGAATCTGTCGGTGGACGTGGTCGACCAGTGCCTCGTCTGCCTCAAGGAAGAGTGGATGAA CAAAGTGAAGGTCCTCTTTAAGTTCACCAAGGTGGATAGCCGGCCCAAAGAGGACACACAGAAGCTGCTGAGCATCCTCGGGGCGTCCGAGGAGGACAACGTCAAGCTGCTCAAGTTCTGGATGACAGGCCTGAGCAAGACGTACAAGTCGCACCTCCTGTCCACGGTCCGCAGCCCCATGGCCTCAGAGCCTCGCAGCTGA
- the FLCN gene encoding folliculin isoform X1 → MAFPSSPQQAWHSLQGAMNAIVALCHFCELHGPRTLFCTEVLHAPLPQGAGSGDGPGRGEHAEEEEGGIQMSSRLRAHSPAEGASAESSSPGPKKSDMCEASVSWGVGGVSSPRRPRAVGHVGCRSLAAGHPGYISHDKETSIKYVSHQHPNHPQLFSIVRQACVRSLSCEVCPGREGPIFFGDEQHGFVFSHTFFIKDSLARGFQRWYSIIAIMMDRIYLINSWPFLLGKIRGIIDELQGKALKVFEAEQFGCPQRAQRMNTAFTPFLHQRNGNAARSLTSLTNDDSLWACLHTSFAWLLKACGSRLTEKLLEGAPTEDTLVQMEQLADLEEESEGWGSSEAGEEEKEGAEGREPTKCPADSSSLSDCGNWQPRKLSVFKSLRHMRQVLGAPSFRTLAWHVLMGNQVIWKSRDADLVHSAFEVLRTMLPVGCVRVIPYSSQYEEAYRCNFLGLGPHVQIPPHVLASEFAVVVEVHTAARSSLQPAGCEDEPSLSKHEFVVTSGSAVAADRAGPTILSKVEAALTNQNLSVDVVDQCLVCLKEEWMNKVKVLFKFTKVDSRPKEDTQKLLSILGASEEDNVKLLKFWMTGLSKTYKSHLLSTVRSPMASEPRS, encoded by the exons ATGGcgtttccctcctctccccagcaggCCTGGCACAGTCTCCAGGGCGCCATGAATGCCATCGTCGCGCTCTGTCACTTCTGCGAGCTCCACGGCCCCCGCACGCTCTTCTGCACAGAGGTCCTGCACGCCCCGCTTCCGCAAGGGGCGGGGAGCGGGGACGGCCCCGGCCGGGGCGAGCACGCTGAGGAAGAGGAGGGCGGCATCCAGATGAGCAGCCGCCTCCGCGCCCACAGCCCGGCGGAAGGGGCCAGCGCGGAGTCCAGCAGCCCGGGGCCCAAGAAGTCGGACATGTGCGAGGCCAGTGTCTCCTGGGGCGTCGGGGGCGTTTCTTCTCCGCGGAGGCCGCGCGCCGTGGGCCATGTG GGCTGCCGGTCACTTGCTGCAGGGCATCCTGGGTACATCAGCCATGACAAGGAGACCTCGATCAAGTACGTCAGTCACCAGCACCCCAACCACCCCCAGCTCTTCAGCATCGTCCGCCAGGCCTGTGTGCGGAGCCTGAGCTGTGAG GTGTGCCCCGGCCGCGAGGGCCCCATCTTTTTTGGGGACGAGCAGCACGGCTTTGTGTTCAGCCACACATTCTTCATCAAGGACAGCCTGGCCCGGGGCTTCCAGCGCTGGTACAGCATCATCGCCATCATGATGGACCGCATCTACCTCATCAACTCCTGGCCCTTCCTGCTGGGCAAGATCCGTGGGATCATCGACGAGCTCCAGGGCAAGGCGCTCAAG GTGTTTGAGGCGGAGCAGTTTGGGTGCCCACAGCGTGCCCAGAGGATGAACACTGCTTTCACACCGTTCCTGCACCAAAGGAACGGCAACGCTGCCCGCTCGCTGACGTCCTTGACGAACGATGACAGCTTGTGGGCGTGCCTGCACACCTCCTTCGCCTG GCTCCTGAAGGCGTGCGGCAGCCGGCTGACCGAGAAGCTCCTGGAAGGCGCGCCCACTGAGGACACCTTGGTCCAGATGGAGCAGCTGGCGG ACTTGGAAGAGGAATCGGAAGGCTGGGGCAGCTCTGAggctggagaggaggagaaagagggggcCGAGGGGCGGGAGCCGACCAAGTGCCCAGCGGATTCGTCCTCGCTCTCAGACTGTGGAAACTGGCAGCCCCGAAAGCTCTCTGTCTTTAAATCCCTTCGGCACATGAGGCAG GTCCTGGGTGCCCCATCTTTCCGCACACTGGCCTGGCACGTCCTCATGGGGAACCAGGTGATCTGGAAAAGTAGAGACGCAGACCTTGTCCATTCAGCCTTTGAAGTTCTTCGG ACCATGCTGCCCGTGGGCTGTGTGCGCGTCATCCCTTACAGCAGCCAGTACGAGGAGGCCTACCGCTGCAACTTCCTGGGGCTCGGCCCCCACGTGCAGATCCCTCCCCACGTGCTGGCCTCAG AGTTTGCTGTGGTGGTGGAAGTGCACACGGCCGCCCGCTCCAGCCTGCAGCCGGCCGGCTGTGAGGACGAGCCGTCCCTCAGCAAGCACGAGTTTGTCGTGACCAGTGGGAGTGCTGTGGCCGCAGACCGAG CTGGCCCCACCATCCTGAGTAAAGTGGAAGCAGCTTTGACCAACCAGAATCTGTCGGTGGACGTGGTCGACCAGTGCCTCGTCTGCCTCAAGGAAGAGTGGATGAA CAAAGTGAAGGTCCTCTTTAAGTTCACCAAGGTGGATAGCCGGCCCAAAGAGGACACACAGAAGCTGCTGAGCATCCTCGGGGCGTCCGAGGAGGACAACGTCAAGCTGCTCAAGTTCTGGATGACAGGCCTGAGCAAGACGTACAAGTCGCACCTCCTGTCCACGGTCCGCAGCCCCATGGCCTCAGAGCCTCGCAGCTGA
- the FLCN gene encoding folliculin isoform X2: protein MNAIVALCHFCELHGPRTLFCTEVLHAPLPQGAGSGDGPGRGEHAEEEEGGIQMSSRLRAHSPAEGASAESSSPGPKKSDMCEASVSWGVGGVSSPRRPRAVGHVGCRSLAAGHPGYISHDKETSIKYVSHQHPNHPQLFSIVRQACVRSLSCEVCPGREGPIFFGDEQHGFVFSHTFFIKDSLARGFQRWYSIIAIMMDRIYLINSWPFLLGKIRGIIDELQGKALKVFEAEQFGCPQRAQRMNTAFTPFLHQRNGNAARSLTSLTNDDSLWACLHTSFAWLLKACGSRLTEKLLEGAPTEDTLVQMEQLADLEEESEGWGSSEAGEEEKEGAEGREPTKCPADSSSLSDCGNWQPRKLSVFKSLRHMRQVLGAPSFRTLAWHVLMGNQVIWKSRDADLVHSAFEVLRTMLPVGCVRVIPYSSQYEEAYRCNFLGLGPHVQIPPHVLASEFAVVVEVHTAARSSLQPAGCEDEPSLSKHEFVVTSGSAVAADRAGPTILSKVEAALTNQNLSVDVVDQCLVCLKEEWMNKVKVLFKFTKVDSRPKEDTQKLLSILGASEEDNVKLLKFWMTGLSKTYKSHLLSTVRSPMASEPRS, encoded by the exons ATGAATGCCATCGTCGCGCTCTGTCACTTCTGCGAGCTCCACGGCCCCCGCACGCTCTTCTGCACAGAGGTCCTGCACGCCCCGCTTCCGCAAGGGGCGGGGAGCGGGGACGGCCCCGGCCGGGGCGAGCACGCTGAGGAAGAGGAGGGCGGCATCCAGATGAGCAGCCGCCTCCGCGCCCACAGCCCGGCGGAAGGGGCCAGCGCGGAGTCCAGCAGCCCGGGGCCCAAGAAGTCGGACATGTGCGAGGCCAGTGTCTCCTGGGGCGTCGGGGGCGTTTCTTCTCCGCGGAGGCCGCGCGCCGTGGGCCATGTG GGCTGCCGGTCACTTGCTGCAGGGCATCCTGGGTACATCAGCCATGACAAGGAGACCTCGATCAAGTACGTCAGTCACCAGCACCCCAACCACCCCCAGCTCTTCAGCATCGTCCGCCAGGCCTGTGTGCGGAGCCTGAGCTGTGAG GTGTGCCCCGGCCGCGAGGGCCCCATCTTTTTTGGGGACGAGCAGCACGGCTTTGTGTTCAGCCACACATTCTTCATCAAGGACAGCCTGGCCCGGGGCTTCCAGCGCTGGTACAGCATCATCGCCATCATGATGGACCGCATCTACCTCATCAACTCCTGGCCCTTCCTGCTGGGCAAGATCCGTGGGATCATCGACGAGCTCCAGGGCAAGGCGCTCAAG GTGTTTGAGGCGGAGCAGTTTGGGTGCCCACAGCGTGCCCAGAGGATGAACACTGCTTTCACACCGTTCCTGCACCAAAGGAACGGCAACGCTGCCCGCTCGCTGACGTCCTTGACGAACGATGACAGCTTGTGGGCGTGCCTGCACACCTCCTTCGCCTG GCTCCTGAAGGCGTGCGGCAGCCGGCTGACCGAGAAGCTCCTGGAAGGCGCGCCCACTGAGGACACCTTGGTCCAGATGGAGCAGCTGGCGG ACTTGGAAGAGGAATCGGAAGGCTGGGGCAGCTCTGAggctggagaggaggagaaagagggggcCGAGGGGCGGGAGCCGACCAAGTGCCCAGCGGATTCGTCCTCGCTCTCAGACTGTGGAAACTGGCAGCCCCGAAAGCTCTCTGTCTTTAAATCCCTTCGGCACATGAGGCAG GTCCTGGGTGCCCCATCTTTCCGCACACTGGCCTGGCACGTCCTCATGGGGAACCAGGTGATCTGGAAAAGTAGAGACGCAGACCTTGTCCATTCAGCCTTTGAAGTTCTTCGG ACCATGCTGCCCGTGGGCTGTGTGCGCGTCATCCCTTACAGCAGCCAGTACGAGGAGGCCTACCGCTGCAACTTCCTGGGGCTCGGCCCCCACGTGCAGATCCCTCCCCACGTGCTGGCCTCAG AGTTTGCTGTGGTGGTGGAAGTGCACACGGCCGCCCGCTCCAGCCTGCAGCCGGCCGGCTGTGAGGACGAGCCGTCCCTCAGCAAGCACGAGTTTGTCGTGACCAGTGGGAGTGCTGTGGCCGCAGACCGAG CTGGCCCCACCATCCTGAGTAAAGTGGAAGCAGCTTTGACCAACCAGAATCTGTCGGTGGACGTGGTCGACCAGTGCCTCGTCTGCCTCAAGGAAGAGTGGATGAA CAAAGTGAAGGTCCTCTTTAAGTTCACCAAGGTGGATAGCCGGCCCAAAGAGGACACACAGAAGCTGCTGAGCATCCTCGGGGCGTCCGAGGAGGACAACGTCAAGCTGCTCAAGTTCTGGATGACAGGCCTGAGCAAGACGTACAAGTCGCACCTCCTGTCCACGGTCCGCAGCCCCATGGCCTCAGAGCCTCGCAGCTGA
- the PLD6 gene encoding mitochondrial cardiolipin hydrolase, translated as MGGRQARRRSGQRAHVVGGASDAKGEMGPLRWQVVAAVVGGLALALEALPAVLRWLWAGRRPPRREVLFFPSQVTCTEALLRVPGTAPSGCPCNLPHGESSLSRLLRALLAARASLELCLFAFSSPQLGRAVQLLHQRGVRVRVVTDCDYMALSGSQIGLLRKAGIQVRHDQDLGYMHHKFAIVDKKVLITGSLNWTTQAIQSNRENVLIIEDEECVRLFLEEFERIWEEFNPTKYTFFPHKKGSR; from the exons ATGGGCGGCAGGCAGGCGCGCAGGCGCAGTGGGCAGCGGGCGCACGTGGTAGGCGGGGCCTCAGACGCCAAAGGCGAGATGGGGCCGTTACGCTGGCAGGTGGTGGCTGCTGTTGTCGGAGGCCTCGCGCTGGCCCTGGAGGCGCTACCCGCTGTGCTGCGCTGGCTGTGGGCCGGGCGGCGGCCGCCGCGGCGCGAGGTGCTGTTCTTCCCGTCGCAGGTGACGTGCACCGAGGCCCTGTTGCGGGTCCCAGGTACCGCGCCCTCGGGCTGCCCTTGCAACCTGCCCCACGGCGAGAGCTCGCTGAGCCGCCTGTTGCGTGCCCTGCTGGCAGCCCGCGCCAGCCTCGAGCTCTGCCTGTTCGCCTTCTCCAGCCCGCAGCTGGGCCGCGCAGTGCAGCTGCTGCACCAGCGCGGGGTGCGCGTTCGCGTGGTCACCGACTGCGACTACATGGCCCTCAGTGGCTCACAGATTGGGCTGCTCCGCAAGGCAG GGATCCAGGTCCGGCACGACCAGGATCTGGGCTACATGCACCACAAGTTCGCGATCGTGGACAAGAAGGTGCTGATCACTGGCTCGCTGAACTGGACCACTCAGGCCATTCAGAGCAACCGGGAGAACGTGCTCATCATAGAGGACGAGGAGTGCGTGCGGCTCTTTCTGGAGGAGTTTGAGCGCATCTGGGAGGAGTTTAACCCCACCAAGTACACCTTTTTCCCTCACAAAAAGGGGAGTCGCTGA